A single Gambusia affinis linkage group LG22, SWU_Gaff_1.0, whole genome shotgun sequence DNA region contains:
- the LOC122825472 gene encoding flap endonuclease GEN homolog 1, whose protein sequence is MGVHDLWSIIEPVRETVPLYSLSGKTLAVDLSLWVCEAQHVQGMMGKVTKPHLRNLFFRVSSLTLMGVKLVFVMEGEAPKLKSETMSKRTEMRFGGSRKAHSSKSSTTTSRGRFNAVLRECTEMLNCLGLPWVTAAGEAEAMCAYLDSAGLVDGCITNDGDAFLYGARTVYRNFNMNSRDPQVDCYQRSRVQTELHLSRENLVGLAILLGCDYIPKGIPGVGREQALRLIHTLKGQSLLQRFKQWKQESPDVPFGVAKKVPHCNLCRHPGSAKAHERGGCVLCGSQRFCQPQDFDYQCPCDWHCYEQSRQASSLEANIRKKTLASQQFPFTEIINEFLVSKDEPVAHFQRKQPNILLMQNFAYEKMEWPKHYTSEKVLVLMTYTELMNRKYGRDVPSQIMPIRILKPRVRNFVACFEVIWNTPEHFVFPEERPTEDQHEVRTVEEESLFRVAFPEIVESYLRSKALLKENKTKQKKARRKKEKPSDSSAGVSALLAQMTLQTFLENRSTQPQTHLPSSSSSEKTELIILDTPVNRKQHRKEKEDGQVRETLPDVEPQSASPSVSSFIDALHLSNIDWDVLSFTSSPSPPAVQGAEPGQTDETQGAAKQPELCCTEYPLRDRVLMRNAEKSLKATAEVSKHLDCELVISHEKQTGEISSGSSSEGIMLTGKEKEPITNKVQCMLKESLERSKKPKILPCDAQSKTKEESNKREKPSPRYRFVRAALSLSSAPPQRCHSDPGQRVKKGSIKKTVCMSVCSSSEDSDVENRQSGPQRQTKMKPADKSISSLIADFPLKPACDQFKAANPKTFQTLQLTGPKSQSHGEKVENETPALTKNSCQDVQTTKVSDDEILQTPASPVIVLDGEDSVICSDSPLPLAERLRLKFLK, encoded by the exons ATGGGTGTCCACGACTTGTGGTCCATCATTGAGCCAGTCCGAGAGACAGTGCCGTTGTACAGTTTGAGCGGAAAGACTCTGGCGGTAGACCTGAGCTTATGGGTCTGTGAGGCTCAACACGTCCAGGGCATGATGGGCAAAGTTACTAAGCCCCATCTGAG GAATTTATTTTTCCGAGTGTCGTCGCTCACACTGATGGGGGTGAAGCTCGTTTTTGTCATGGAGGGAGAAGCTCCCAAACTTAAATCAGAAACGATGAGCAAAAGGACAGAAATGAGATTCGGAGGATCCAGAAAAGCTCATTCCTCAAAGTCATCCACAActaccagcagagggcgctttAATGCTGTACTCCGAGAG TGTACAGAGATGTTGAACTGCCTGGGTTTGCCCTGGGTGACAGCAGCTGGGGAAGCAGAGGCCATGTGTGCTTACCTGGACTCAGCAGGGCTGGTTGATGGCTGTATAACCAACGATGGAGATGCATTCTTGTATGGGGCTAGGACGGTCTACAGGAACTTCAATATGAACAGTAGA gaCCCTCAGGTCGATTGCTACCAGAGGTCTCGAGTGCAAACCGAGCTACACCTGTCAAGAGAGAATCTTGTTGGCTTGGCCATTCTCCTTGGTTGTGATTATATTCCTAAG GGTATACCTGGTGTTGGCAGAGAGCAGGCCTTGAGGCTTATACATACCCTGAAGGGACAGTCACTTCTACAGAG GTTCAAACAGTGGAAGCAGGAGAGTCCTGACGTGCCTTTCGGCGTTGCAAAGAAAGTTCCTCACTGCAACTTATGTCGACATCCTG GCTCAGCTAAGGCACACGAGCGTGGCGGCTGTGTGCTCTGCGGCAGTCAGCGATTCTGCCAGCCTCAGGACTTCGATTATCAGTGTCCATGTGACTGGCACTGCTACGAACAGAGCCGCCAGGCATCGTCTCTGGAGGCAAACATCAGGAA aaaaactctGGCAAGTCAGCAGTTCCCATTTACAGAg ATTATAAACGAGTTTCTGGTTTCCAAGGATGAACCTGTGGCACATTTTCAGAGGAAACAGCCAAATATTCTGCTGATGCAG AATTTCGCTTATGAGAAGATGGAGTGGCCAAAACACTACACGAGTGAAAAGGTTTTGGTCCTGATGACCTACACTGAGCTGATGAACAGAAAATACGGAAGAGACGTGCCCTCCCAAATCATGCCTATCCG aatTCTGAAACCAAGGGTGAGGAACTTTGTGGCTTGCTTTGAAGTCATCTGGAACACTCCAG AACATTTTGTATTTCCAGAGGAAAGACCCACAGAGGACCAACATGAGGTGAGGACGGTGGAGGAAGAGTCGCTTTTCCGTGTGGCTTTCCCAGAGATCGTTGAAAGCTACCTAAGAAGCAAAGCTCTGCTTAAAGAGAACAAAACTAAAC aGAAGAAAGCGAGACGTAAAAAGGAGAAACCATCTGATAGTTCTGCTGGTGTCTCAGCTCTCTTGGCTCAGATGACGCTTCAGACGTTCTTAGAAAACAGGTCCACTCAGCCACAAACTCATCTCCCTTCCAGCTCAAGCTcagaaaaaactgaattgatCATTTTAGACACTCCAGTGAATCGTAAGCAacacaggaaagaaaaagaagacggTCAAGTCCGCGAAACTCTGCCTGACGTCGAACCACAAAGCGCTTCACCTTCTGTCTCTTCCTTTATTGACGCTCTACATCTCAGCAATATCGACTGGGATGTGTTGTCTTTCACTTCATCGCCTTCCCCACCGGCGGTCCAGGGTGCAGAGCCTGGGCAAACTGATGAAACGCAAGGTGCAGCCAAACAGCCAGAGCTCTGTTGCACTGAGTATCCTCTGAGAGACAGAGTCCTCATGAGGAACGCAGAAAAATCTCTGAAAGCTACAGCTGAGGTTTCAAAACATCTGGACTGTGAGTTGGTCATTTCacatgaaaagcaaactggGGAAATTTCCAGTGGAAGTAGCAGTGAGGGCATCATGTTGACTGGCAAGGAAAAGGAACCAATAACAAACAAAGTCCAATGTATGTTAAAAGAAAGTCTTGAAAGATCAAAAAAGCCAAAGATTTTGCCATGTGATGCTCAAAGTAAGACAAAGGAGGAATCTAACAAACGTGAAAAGCCTTCTCCAAGATATAGATTTGTCAGAGCTGCTTTGTCCTTGTCCTCTGCTCCGCCACAGAGATGCCACTCTGACCCAGGACAAAGAGTCAAAAAGGGCAGCATCAAGAAGACCGTCTGCATGAGCGTGTGCTCATCCAGCGAGGATAGTGATGTTGAAAACCGGCAATCTGGACCTCAAcgtcaaacaaaaatgaaaccgGCAGACAAAAGTATAAGTAGCCTAATAGCAGACTTCCCTCTAAAACCAGCCTGTGATCAGTTTAAAGCTGCTAATCCAAAGACTTTTCAAACGCTTCAATTAACTGGACCAAAATCACAGAGCCATGgggaaaaagttgaaaatgaaacaCCTGCATTGACAAAAAACAGCTGTCAGGATGTTCAAACAACTAAAGTCAGTGATGATGAGATTCTCCAGACTCCTGCTTCGCCCGTCATTGTATTAGATGGTGAGGATTCGGTGATTTGTAGTGACAGTCCCCTGCCACTGGCTGAGAGACTGAGACTAAAATTTCTGAAGTGA